The genomic region TCGAAGCAGCCGATGTTCAAGGAGATGCCGGAGTTCATCCGCCGCTATTACGAGAGCGACCGGCCGATCGAGCTGCGCCCGGTCGAGCTCGGCCGCTATTTCGGCCAGAAGATCGACGACGGCCGCATCCATGTCTGGATCCGCACCGCCGCCAAGCTGCCCGACGATCCGGCGCTGCATCTGTGCGCGCTCGCCTATGCGTCGGATTTCTCACTGCTCGATGCCGTGATGGCGCGCTACGGCCGCACGCTGTTCGACAAGCGCATGATGCCGGCGAGCCTCGATCACGCGATGTGGTTTCACCGCCCGTTCCGCGCCGACGAATGGCTGCTCTACGCGCAGGACTCGCCGAGCGCGCAGTCAGGCCGCGGCCTGACGCGCGGCCTGATCTTCAAGCCCGACGGCACGCTGGTGGCGTCCGTCGCGCAAGAAGGTTCGGTGCGCGAGCGAAAGGCATAGGGCGCAGAACGCGATCCGGAAAAGCGCGGAGCGGTTTTCCGGAGAGCTCACGCTCGAACAGAGCCGGTCGGCACGATGAGATCGCGCTCACTGGCCGGCGTAGGCACCGCGCTCGGTCAGCGCGAATTGCGAAACGAACCAGTTGCCGTACCAGCGCAGCACCCACGGAATCGGGATCAGGAAGCCGCAGGCGATCGTGAACACGATGGTTCGCCACAGCACCTCGATGCCGGACGCGTTGAAGCTGACCTCGCGGCGCGTGCCGTCGATGTTGCGGCAGATCCAGCGCATCCAGGCGGTCAGCACCCAGGCCCAGCCGATGATGGTGATGGCCGAGACCACCATCGCCACGTACCAGCCGACATAGGCGACCGGGCTGCCCTTGAACGAGATCGGCAGGTCCTGGCCGCTCGAGCTGAGATGGCCGATGATCCAGCGCACGATCATCCAGCTCAGGAAGCCCTGCAGCAGCAGCGAGAGCAGCGTCACGATGTTGCTGTTGGCCGCGCCGGCATAGGTCAGAAGACCGAGCACGATGAAGACCCACCAGATGTCGAGCGGCTGCCCGGTGAAGGCGAAATGCGGGCGGCCCGGCACGCGGATATAGGGGATCGCAAAGCGGTACAGGCCGGTCGCGGTCCACGGCGCCGGGATGACGAGGATCTGGCCGATAAACATCAAGAGGCTGCGGCCGAACAGGCCCCAGATCGGGAAGTCGGCCGACAGTGCGCCGCCGCTATAGCTTCCGGACGCCACCACGGGCGGCGGTCCGCCGGCCTGCGGAAATGCCGGCGGCGCGCCGGCACTCGGGACGAGGCCCGGAATTTCCCCGGCCTTCTGCCAGCCGGCCATGCCCTCGGTCCACACCAAGGTGTCGGCCCCCACCATGCCCCGGGTGATCAGGTCGCGGAGCTGGGTTTCAGGCAGGGGGCCCTTTTGCTGGCCTTCGGATGCATAAAACCAGTTTCGGTTCGACATTTCTTGTTTCCTCGGGGCGCGCACAGGGACACGCGATAGGCGAAACGAACCAGCAGGACCGCTGGCCGGGGCGGGAAAGCCACATTGTGGCGGAGCGTTTCCAATCCGTACAGTGAGGGACCTCACGCGCTGCGCATGTTTTCCGCTTCAATCTGCAAGTTTTTTATGCCATTTGCCCAGAAAGCTGCCAGATTTGGCGGACGCGAAATGCCGCTCGGGGATGGCAAATTGCCGCTCCGGGAGGCAGCAGGTGCCGGCTCGCGGGACGGCAAGTTCCGCTCCGGGGATGGGCGCACACGGAAAACCTCAAGGGAATGAAGGCCTGAACCATGAAACTCGTCGTCGCGATCATCAAACCGTTCAAGCTCGATGAGGTGCGCCAGGCGCTGACCGCGATCGGCGTCCACGGCATGACGGTGACCGAGGTGAAGGGCTATGGCCGCCAGAAGGGTCACACCGAGATCTATCGCGGCGCCGAATATGTCGTGAACTTCCTGCCCAAGCTTCGGATCGAGATCGCCGTCGATACCGAGCTCGCCGACAAGGCGGTCAGCGTCATCACCCAGCACGCCCGCACCGGCCAGATCGGCGACGGCAAGATCTTCGTGACGCCGATCGACCACGCGCTGCGCATCCGCACCGGCGAAACCGACAACGACGCGCTCTGAGCTTTATCGAGATCATCGCCGGCAACGACGCCGGCGCTCGCCACAACCACACGCCAAGAAACGACGACCGCCGGGGAATGATGATGGGGGCACGAGCTCTTCGTGCAGCGATATCAGCTGCGCCGATCACTGCTGCAATCCTGCTCGCGCAGGCCACGCCAGCCTTCGCGCAAGACTCGGCATCCAGTTCCGGCGTCAACGCCGCCGACACCGCCTGGATGATCGTCGCCACCGCGCTGGTGCTGATGATGACGATCCCGGGACTGGCGCTGTTCTACTCCGGCATGGTGCGCAAGAAGAACGTGCTGGCGACGATGGCGCAGAGCCTCACCGCCGTTGCGCTCGTCTCGATCCTCTGGGTCACCTTCGGCTATTCGCTAAGCTTCGTCGGCGACGGTCCCTGGCTGGGCTCGCTCGATCGCTGGTTCCTGGCCGGCATCACCATGGACAGCATCAATCCGGCGGCGAAGACCATCCCCGAAGCGCTGTTCATGCTGTACCAGATGACGTTCGCGATCATCACGGTGGCGCTGGTCGCAGGCTCGGTCGCCGACCGCATGCGGTTCTCCGCCTATGTGCTGTTCTCGATCGGCTGGTTCATCTTCGCCTATGTGCCGCTGGCGCATTGGGTGTGGGGCGGCGGCTTCCTCGCATCGGCGGGCGTGCTGGATTTCGCCGGCGGTCTCGTGGTGCATCTCTCCGCCGGCATCAGCGGCCTGGTCGCGGCCAAGGTGATGGGCAACCGCCACGGCTATGGCCATGATAATCTTTCGCCGTTCGATCTGTCGCTCGCGGTGGTCGGCACCGGCCTGCTTTGGGTCGGCTGGTTCGGCTTCAACGGCGGTTCCGCGCTCGCGGCCAATTCGCGCGCGGTGATGGCGATCACTGCCACCCATCTTGCGGCCTGCGCCGGCGCGCTGACCTGGGGCGCGATCGAATGGGCGACGCGCCGCAAGCCGTCGGTGCTCGGCATGATCTCGGGTGCGGTTGCGGGGC from Bradyrhizobium elkanii USDA 76 harbors:
- the tesB gene encoding acyl-CoA thioesterase II gives rise to the protein MSKSLIDLLSILDLEQLEVNLFRGNSPKTSWQRVFGGQVIGQAMVAACRTVEGRLPHSIHCYFILPGDPQIPIIYQVERLRDGKSYTTRRVTAIQHGNAIFSIMVSFHAEEESNFNHQEKMPDVPPPEKLTAEEVSKQPMFKEMPEFIRRYYESDRPIELRPVELGRYFGQKIDDGRIHVWIRTAAKLPDDPALHLCALAYASDFSLLDAVMARYGRTLFDKRMMPASLDHAMWFHRPFRADEWLLYAQDSPSAQSGRGLTRGLIFKPDGTLVASVAQEGSVRERKA
- a CDS encoding DUF4339 domain-containing protein yields the protein MSNRNWFYASEGQQKGPLPETQLRDLITRGMVGADTLVWTEGMAGWQKAGEIPGLVPSAGAPPAFPQAGGPPPVVASGSYSGGALSADFPIWGLFGRSLLMFIGQILVIPAPWTATGLYRFAIPYIRVPGRPHFAFTGQPLDIWWVFIVLGLLTYAGAANSNIVTLLSLLLQGFLSWMIVRWIIGHLSSSGQDLPISFKGSPVAYVGWYVAMVVSAITIIGWAWVLTAWMRWICRNIDGTRREVSFNASGIEVLWRTIVFTIACGFLIPIPWVLRWYGNWFVSQFALTERGAYAGQ
- a CDS encoding P-II family nitrogen regulator; translation: MKLVVAIIKPFKLDEVRQALTAIGVHGMTVTEVKGYGRQKGHTEIYRGAEYVVNFLPKLRIEIAVDTELADKAVSVITQHARTGQIGDGKIFVTPIDHALRIRTGETDNDAL
- a CDS encoding ammonium transporter — translated: MGARALRAAISAAPITAAILLAQATPAFAQDSASSSGVNAADTAWMIVATALVLMMTIPGLALFYSGMVRKKNVLATMAQSLTAVALVSILWVTFGYSLSFVGDGPWLGSLDRWFLAGITMDSINPAAKTIPEALFMLYQMTFAIITVALVAGSVADRMRFSAYVLFSIGWFIFAYVPLAHWVWGGGFLASAGVLDFAGGLVVHLSAGISGLVAAKVMGNRHGYGHDNLSPFDLSLAVVGTGLLWVGWFGFNGGSALAANSRAVMAITATHLAACAGALTWGAIEWATRRKPSVLGMISGAVAGLGTITPASGFVAPWHGVIIGIIAGLVCFWACTWLKHRFKYDDSLDVFGVHGIGGLTGTLLAGVFAASAIGGTSGLLEGNPKQLLIQLYGVAATFVWCGGVTFVLLKLVSAFVPLRVSMQQELEGLDISQHGEALQ